From Zingiber officinale cultivar Zhangliang chromosome 5B, Zo_v1.1, whole genome shotgun sequence, the proteins below share one genomic window:
- the LOC121986927 gene encoding succinate dehydrogenase subunit 5, mitochondrial-like — MQNVITLTPSAPHHRPHGEMKGGLKIQSAQVYPHGLWQTFPSGYSSFSIVSLRRSFSSNVNQLAIITDPDIEGTLRNLLAINWDAIPETVVNETKMALSKATEDKAAQEVLANVFCAAEASLEFSGVLVSLRMALDDLCGLSGENVGHLPEHLEDAIRAAYKRYITYLDSFGPDETFLRKKVELELGTKMIHLKMRGSGIGSEWGKVSKRCCYPMLPNY; from the exons ATGCAAAACGTGATAACGCTCACGCCAAGTGCTCCTCATCACCGGCCCCATGGTGagatgaagggag GTTTGAAGATCCAATCTGCTCAGGTCTATCCGCATGGCCTTTGGCAGACATTTCCTTCAG GTTATAGCTCTTTTTCTATAGTGAGTTTAAGGCGTTCCTTCAGTTCAAATGTGAATCAGTTGGCTATCATAACTGACCCTGACATAGAAGGCACATTAAGGAATTTATTGGCAATTAACTGGGATGCAATACCTGAAACTGTTGTCAATGAGACAAAGATGGCTTTGTCTAAAGCTACTGAAGATAAAGCTGCCCAAGAAGTACTGGCAAATGTCTTTTGTGCAGCTGAGGCATCACTGGAATTTAGTGGGGTATTGGTGTCACTTAGAATGGCACTTGATGATCTATGTGGCTTGAGTGGTGAG AATGTTGGACACCTGCCGGAGCATCTGGAAGATGCCATCAGAGCTGCATATAAACGATATATCACTTATCTAGACTCATTTGGTCCTGATGAAACCTTTTTGAGGAAAAAGGTTGAGCTTGAATTGGGAACAAAGATGATTCACTTGAAGATGAGAGGCAGTGGCATTGGATCTGAGTGGGGAAAGGTAAGTAAACGATGCTGTTATCCTATGTTACCAAATTATTAG